From the Martelella mediterranea DSM 17316 genome, one window contains:
- a CDS encoding TonB-dependent siderophore receptor produces MNYSIRNLAGRASLRGYRLAFLLGCTALVAVPLPLQAQEQAENLDAESGDVTVLDPVFVSVDGYGASDASSIVSFGNTGGGKLATDFLDTAASVSVITSKEIQQRDAQTVEQVLDYTAGVTTDFYGSDDRFDFYKIRGFDAYTYRDGLPLGSPFGGVREEPYAFERVEVLKGADSTIFGVSDPGGTVNFVSKTPRSERFGEAYITGGSYDHAEVGFDFGDNITEDDTLSYRLTGKFQNADAEYDYSNDDESFIMGGLTWRIDDATTMTLIYDYLDTDGTPGGGGHPIGSDFDRSFYLGEPDYNYNDVTRNTVTWMFDHDFGSGLTFSSRARYASSETGFGYAYVYEPVDNGDTIADRYYFGSARDYDDFVIDAHFQYDTSFANVESRTLAGLQYQTFSGTNDSYYDVAPGIDWTNPVYSGGPNYSGPYASTKNDQNTTSVYLQQELTFSEKLIASVGLRNDWLDLEQRNQLTGITTSGDYSEFTGRAGLTYRITDEVSTYASYAQSVAPPTLGIDPERGEQYEVGVKYAPLAFPALLSASVYDLTKTNITVTNPATSMQESIGEARVRGIDLEAKAELPHNFSLTAAYSYMMSDIVENGTSGNVGNELGFVPNNVASLWVDYTLEGEGRRGDMTFGLGARYQSSYYFGEDNKVKSDPNITFDAAFSYDVAEHTTLQVNATNLFNEKYVAYGGYGADWYNQGRAVYVTLRQTW; encoded by the coding sequence ATGAATTATTCAATACGCAATCTGGCCGGACGGGCTTCTCTAAGGGGCTACAGGCTTGCTTTTCTTCTCGGCTGCACGGCGCTTGTCGCGGTCCCTCTGCCCCTTCAGGCCCAGGAGCAGGCGGAGAACCTGGATGCCGAAAGCGGCGACGTCACGGTTCTGGACCCGGTCTTCGTTTCGGTTGACGGCTATGGCGCCAGCGATGCCAGCTCGATCGTTTCCTTCGGCAATACCGGCGGCGGCAAGCTGGCGACCGATTTCCTCGATACTGCGGCTTCGGTCTCCGTGATCACGTCCAAGGAAATCCAGCAGCGCGACGCCCAGACGGTGGAACAGGTGCTCGATTACACCGCCGGCGTGACCACCGACTTCTACGGCTCCGACGATCGCTTCGATTTCTACAAGATCCGCGGCTTCGACGCATATACCTACCGCGACGGCCTTCCGCTCGGTTCGCCCTTCGGGGGCGTGCGCGAGGAGCCTTATGCGTTCGAGCGGGTGGAGGTGCTCAAGGGCGCCGATTCGACGATCTTCGGCGTCTCCGATCCGGGCGGCACGGTGAATTTCGTGTCCAAGACGCCGCGGAGCGAGCGCTTCGGCGAGGCTTATATCACCGGCGGCTCCTACGACCACGCCGAGGTGGGCTTCGACTTCGGCGACAACATTACCGAGGATGACACGCTTTCCTATCGCCTCACCGGCAAGTTTCAGAACGCCGACGCGGAATACGACTATTCCAATGATGACGAGAGCTTCATCATGGGCGGTCTGACGTGGCGCATCGACGATGCCACGACGATGACGCTGATCTACGACTATCTCGACACCGATGGTACGCCGGGTGGCGGCGGACATCCGATCGGCTCGGATTTCGACCGCAGCTTCTACCTCGGCGAGCCGGACTACAATTACAACGATGTGACCCGCAACACCGTCACCTGGATGTTCGACCACGATTTCGGCTCGGGACTGACCTTCAGCTCGCGGGCGCGCTATGCAAGTTCCGAGACCGGTTTCGGCTATGCCTATGTCTATGAGCCGGTCGACAACGGCGACACGATCGCCGACCGCTATTACTTCGGCAGCGCCCGCGACTATGACGATTTCGTCATCGACGCGCATTTCCAGTACGACACGTCCTTTGCCAATGTCGAAAGCCGCACGCTTGCGGGCCTGCAGTACCAGACCTTCTCCGGCACCAATGACAGCTATTACGATGTCGCGCCGGGCATTGACTGGACCAACCCGGTCTATTCCGGCGGCCCGAACTACAGCGGGCCCTATGCCAGCACGAAGAACGACCAGAACACGACTTCGGTCTACCTGCAGCAGGAGCTGACCTTCTCCGAAAAGCTGATCGCCTCGGTCGGCCTGCGCAACGACTGGCTGGATCTGGAACAGCGCAACCAGCTCACCGGCATCACGACCAGCGGCGACTACAGCGAGTTCACCGGCCGCGCGGGGCTGACCTACCGGATCACCGACGAAGTCTCGACCTATGCGAGCTATGCCCAGTCGGTGGCGCCGCCAACGCTCGGGATCGATCCGGAGCGCGGCGAGCAGTATGAGGTCGGCGTCAAATACGCCCCGCTCGCCTTCCCGGCCCTGCTCAGCGCCTCGGTCTATGATCTGACCAAGACCAACATCACGGTCACCAATCCCGCGACCAGCATGCAGGAATCGATCGGCGAGGCGCGGGTGCGCGGTATCGATCTGGAAGCCAAGGCCGAACTGCCGCACAATTTCAGCCTCACGGCGGCCTATTCCTACATGATGTCGGACATCGTCGAAAACGGCACGAGCGGCAATGTCGGCAACGAACTCGGTTTCGTCCCGAACAATGTCGCTTCCCTGTGGGTGGATTATACGCTGGAAGGCGAAGGCCGGCGCGGCGACATGACCTTCGGCCTCGGCGCGCGCTACCAGAGCTCCTATTATTTCGGCGAGGACAACAAGGTCAAATCCGATCCCAACATCACTTTCGACGCGGCCTTCAGCTATGATGTCGCGGAACACACGACGCTACAGGTCAATGCCACCAACCTCTTCAACGAGAAATATGTCGCCTATGGCGGCTACGGCGCCGACTGGTACAATCAGGGCCGCGCGGTTTATGTGACGCTGCGCCAGACATGGTGA
- a CDS encoding helix-turn-helix domain-containing protein, with amino-acid sequence MLSHTKGIRPVAPVQWRGLDGLVGVYWEAEGDRDANAYYLSPDPRIVIFFNDVSDCIRVSNRNGAFSGHERPLTRAIYVPAGVPMWTQFTARHRFSHLDLHLHEDRLLRFIAPSLGASAARAVLRRPAETHDIGPIGTLAGMIVDEVANPARHSLYAESLVGSLATALLDIPADAGERASGGRITEAQMNRLISRFEASPHARMTVAEMAETVGLSESWFSEVFRQTTGKTPLQWQLARRVERAKDLLVGSDISVADAATELGFSDQAHLTRVFRQVTGETPAAWRKSARLNAR; translated from the coding sequence ATGTTGAGCCATACGAAAGGCATTCGCCCGGTCGCGCCGGTCCAGTGGCGCGGACTTGACGGTCTTGTCGGCGTCTATTGGGAGGCCGAGGGCGATCGGGACGCGAACGCCTATTATCTTTCGCCGGATCCGCGGATCGTCATCTTCTTCAACGATGTCTCGGATTGCATTCGCGTCTCGAACCGCAATGGCGCGTTTTCCGGCCATGAACGGCCGCTGACGCGAGCGATCTACGTACCGGCGGGTGTTCCGATGTGGACGCAGTTCACCGCCCGGCATCGCTTTTCCCATCTCGATCTTCATCTGCATGAGGACAGGCTACTGCGCTTCATCGCGCCATCGCTCGGCGCCTCCGCAGCACGCGCCGTTTTGCGCCGTCCGGCGGAAACCCATGATATCGGTCCGATCGGCACGCTGGCGGGCATGATCGTCGACGAGGTGGCAAATCCCGCCCGCCATTCGCTCTATGCCGAAAGCCTTGTCGGCAGCCTCGCGACCGCGCTGCTGGACATACCCGCCGATGCCGGAGAACGCGCTTCCGGCGGCCGGATCACCGAGGCGCAGATGAACCGGCTGATATCACGTTTCGAAGCATCGCCCCACGCGCGCATGACGGTTGCCGAGATGGCCGAGACCGTCGGGCTTTCGGAAAGCTGGTTTTCGGAAGTCTTCCGGCAGACCACGGGCAAGACGCCGCTGCAATGGCAGCTTGCCAGACGCGTCGAACGCGCGAAAGACCTGCTCGTCGGAAGCGACATCAGCGTTGCCGATGCCGCCACCGAGCTCGGCTTTTCCGATCAGGCGCACCTCACCCGCGTGTTTCGCCAGGTCACCGGAGAAACGCCGGCAGCCTGGCGCAAGTCGGCGCGCCTTAACGCGCGCTGA
- a CDS encoding nuclear transport factor 2 family protein, whose product MGDPRLEMLLDKEAIRDCIHRYCRGIDRADEAALLSSYWPDAHDCHGAYDGPVSGFFDRVRTAWARRPRNIHNVGNILITFLESDRAAVETYFIAFQRGRGADGVERQVLLCGRYCDVFEKRAEEWRVLKRTVVYDWVDHQEPPSEGEAERFGPRHPIGAAWPDDPLYAMLCDNG is encoded by the coding sequence ATGGGCGATCCGCGACTCGAAATGCTTTTGGACAAAGAGGCCATCCGCGACTGCATCCACCGCTATTGCAGGGGGATCGACCGCGCCGACGAGGCGGCGCTGCTGTCGTCATACTGGCCCGATGCCCATGATTGCCACGGGGCCTATGACGGTCCCGTTTCAGGGTTCTTCGACAGGGTGCGGACCGCCTGGGCCCGGCGGCCGCGCAACATTCACAATGTCGGAAATATCCTGATAACATTTCTGGAGAGCGACAGAGCGGCCGTCGAAACCTATTTCATTGCCTTCCAGCGGGGCCGTGGCGCGGACGGCGTCGAACGCCAGGTGCTGCTTTGCGGCCGCTACTGCGATGTCTTCGAAAAGCGCGCGGAGGAATGGCGGGTGCTGAAACGCACGGTCGTCTACGACTGGGTCGATCATCAGGAGCCGCCGTCCGAGGGAGAGGCCGAACGGTTCGGCCCGCGGCACCCGATCGGCGCGGCCTGGCCCGATGATCCGCTTTACGCCATGCTTTGCGACAATGGATAG
- a CDS encoding acyl-CoA dehydrogenase family protein has protein sequence MIRDRNALDTLLSEVNTWVRTVAHPAEDQVAAEDRIPDAIVSDMAKRGYFGWSIPEEYGGLGLTTEELILAAFELSQCAVAFRARVGTNTGIGSEALVADGTEEQKSTYLPLLASGAMTGSFALTEAEAGSDASALTTSARRDGDDYILDGRKCYITNAPIADLFTVMARTDPDTPGARGVSAFIVRRDSPGLETSPPYKMMGQAGSPVGEVLLDSVRVPARNLIGGVEGQGFRTAMKVLNKQRIHLAALCTGPAIRMLDMAMDHAETRRQSGQAIIDFQLVAALLADCRTEIEAARALILQTARARDDGQDIALEASICKYFASEACGRIADRCVQVFGGAGYVANYSSIERYYRDVRLFRLYEGTSQIHQLNIVRQMRKRPRA, from the coding sequence ATGATCCGCGACCGCAACGCATTGGACACGCTTCTTTCCGAGGTAAACACCTGGGTTCGCACCGTAGCACATCCCGCCGAGGATCAGGTTGCGGCGGAGGACCGGATCCCCGACGCCATTGTTTCGGACATGGCGAAGCGCGGCTATTTCGGCTGGTCGATCCCCGAGGAATATGGCGGACTGGGCCTTACGACCGAAGAACTGATCCTCGCCGCGTTTGAACTCTCGCAATGCGCGGTAGCCTTCCGCGCCCGGGTCGGCACCAACACCGGCATCGGCTCGGAAGCTCTGGTCGCCGACGGAACGGAAGAGCAGAAATCAACCTATCTGCCCCTTCTTGCCAGCGGAGCGATGACCGGCAGTTTTGCGCTCACCGAAGCCGAGGCAGGTTCCGATGCCAGCGCCCTGACAACGTCGGCCCGCCGCGACGGCGACGACTACATCCTCGATGGACGCAAGTGCTATATTACCAATGCGCCGATCGCCGATCTCTTCACGGTGATGGCGCGAACCGATCCGGATACGCCCGGCGCCCGCGGCGTCTCGGCCTTCATCGTCCGGCGCGACAGCCCGGGGCTTGAAACCTCGCCGCCCTACAAGATGATGGGACAGGCGGGTTCGCCGGTGGGTGAAGTGCTCCTCGATTCGGTGCGGGTGCCTGCCCGGAACCTGATCGGCGGCGTAGAGGGCCAGGGCTTTCGAACGGCGATGAAGGTTCTCAACAAACAGCGGATTCACCTCGCCGCATTGTGCACCGGCCCGGCGATCCGGATGCTGGATATGGCTATGGACCACGCTGAAACCCGTCGGCAATCCGGCCAGGCGATCATCGACTTCCAGCTTGTCGCCGCCCTTCTGGCCGATTGCAGAACCGAGATCGAGGCCGCGCGCGCGCTGATCCTGCAAACCGCCCGTGCGCGGGATGATGGCCAGGACATCGCGCTTGAGGCGTCGATTTGCAAATATTTCGCATCCGAAGCCTGTGGCCGTATAGCCGACCGCTGTGTTCAGGTGTTCGGCGGCGCCGGCTATGTGGCGAACTATTCGTCGATCGAGCGCTACTACAGGGATGTCCGCCTCTTCCGCCTCTACGAGGGCACCAGCCAGATCCACCAGCTCAACATCGTCAGGCAGATGCGCAAAAGGCCGAGGGCCTGA
- a CDS encoding oxepin-CoA hydrolase, alternative type, with the protein MHENETAVRSEIIDGNIRLVTLDGPRTRNSIGRAQYEALRAIIVDAGNDAAIRAVVLTGAGGFFSSGGNVGALQESRSQNLSEVSRNTDALAAMILAIRNCPTPVIAAVEGGAAGLGVSLALACDMVVASNAARFTVAYVKIGLTPDGGATHFLTDSLPRQLVSELCMLGRPVSAARLHAAGAVNTLCEDGHAIEAALDLARACATGAREAIAVIKTEIASARENQLAEQIDLEGRNINKARYGREAAEGLQAFLEKRKPDFPNR; encoded by the coding sequence ATGCACGAAAACGAAACCGCAGTGCGCAGCGAGATCATCGATGGCAATATCAGGCTTGTCACGCTCGATGGTCCGCGGACACGGAACTCCATTGGCCGCGCCCAATATGAGGCGCTGCGGGCCATCATCGTCGATGCCGGCAATGATGCCGCCATTCGCGCCGTCGTTCTGACGGGCGCCGGCGGGTTCTTCTCTTCCGGCGGCAATGTCGGCGCCCTGCAGGAAAGCCGCAGCCAGAATCTGTCCGAAGTCAGCCGCAATACGGATGCGCTCGCGGCGATGATCCTTGCGATCCGCAACTGCCCGACGCCCGTGATCGCGGCTGTCGAGGGCGGAGCGGCGGGGCTTGGCGTTTCGCTCGCTCTCGCATGCGACATGGTCGTCGCCTCGAACGCGGCCAGATTCACCGTCGCCTATGTCAAGATCGGTCTCACGCCCGACGGCGGCGCGACGCATTTCCTCACCGATAGCCTGCCCCGACAACTGGTGTCTGAGCTCTGCATGCTGGGACGACCGGTTTCGGCGGCGCGGCTGCACGCGGCAGGCGCCGTCAACACGCTGTGCGAGGATGGCCACGCGATCGAGGCTGCGCTCGATCTGGCGCGAGCATGTGCGACAGGGGCCAGAGAGGCGATCGCCGTTATCAAGACCGAGATTGCGTCCGCGCGCGAAAACCAACTTGCCGAGCAGATCGACCTGGAAGGACGCAATATCAACAAGGCACGATATGGCAGGGAAGCAGCGGAGGGATTGCAGGCCTTTCTCGAAAAACGCAAGCCGGATTTCCCGAACCGGTAG
- a CDS encoding 3-hydroxyacyl-CoA dehydrogenase NAD-binding domain-containing protein: MTMTMPEERLVRIERLGEIAVLTIDRPPANALSQSLRQALVDALKSVKEDAHIAGAVIACAGRTFIAGAEISELGQPLEPGLPEVLSLIENLGKPTAAALHGTALGGGFEVALACTFRIAGADAKIGLPEVTLGILPGSGGTVRTTWLAGAETALRLAGSGAMMPAADALAAGLIDLVADGDPVAAAVQLLRSRIAANDIPAALSHRSRPIAVDPDRLGSIADGQRKTLKSRAPERVLDSVLFAQSQSFEAALAHERALFLEAVASPASAALRHLFFAERAAARGVEDKSVSARQVECVGVIGSGTMGRGIAMAFANAGFQVLIFDASPEALEAGLASIAGSYERMVERGMIDAAAAEARVGLIKPQPALARFEVCDLIVEAVFEDMQVKQAIFTELDAIAKPGAILATNTSYLDVNIIAGATSRPADVVGLHFFSPAHIMKLLEIVRARDTAADVLKTANAVARRLGKQAVTVGVCRGFVGNRMLQARNRAVPDLLCEGAAPADIDRAFRAFGWPMGPCEMQDLAGLDISWRMRKAEGISEPIADAICESGRIGRKAGKGWYDYPDGRASPSDEVDAIIAEVARARGVSRRRIGDAEIIARTHDAMVAEGQALLAEGIARSASDIDVVWVNGYGFPRELGGPMYWNTHLRNGAEN, translated from the coding sequence ATGACGATGACCATGCCAGAGGAGCGCCTTGTCCGAATCGAGCGCCTTGGAGAGATTGCCGTTCTGACAATCGACAGGCCCCCCGCAAATGCGCTGTCGCAATCACTGCGGCAGGCGCTCGTCGATGCGCTGAAGTCTGTAAAGGAGGACGCACATATAGCCGGGGCGGTGATCGCCTGCGCGGGTCGAACATTCATTGCCGGCGCCGAAATTTCGGAGCTTGGACAGCCGCTCGAACCCGGCCTGCCGGAGGTGTTGTCCCTGATCGAAAACCTGGGCAAGCCGACCGCGGCCGCCCTGCACGGAACCGCCCTTGGTGGCGGATTCGAGGTTGCGCTTGCCTGCACCTTCCGGATTGCCGGGGCGGATGCGAAGATCGGTCTGCCGGAGGTCACCCTGGGCATTCTGCCCGGTTCTGGCGGCACGGTTCGCACCACCTGGCTTGCGGGAGCGGAAACGGCGCTGCGCCTGGCGGGCAGCGGCGCGATGATGCCGGCAGCCGATGCCCTGGCCGCCGGCCTGATCGATCTGGTCGCCGACGGCGATCCTGTGGCGGCCGCCGTCCAACTCCTGCGGTCGCGCATCGCGGCCAACGACATTCCGGCGGCGCTGTCACACAGGTCGCGACCGATCGCCGTGGATCCCGACCGGCTCGGATCGATTGCGGACGGGCAGCGCAAGACACTCAAATCGCGGGCCCCCGAACGAGTCCTGGACTCTGTGCTTTTCGCCCAGTCCCAGTCTTTCGAAGCGGCGCTTGCCCATGAACGCGCATTGTTTCTCGAGGCGGTCGCAAGCCCGGCCTCGGCGGCCCTGCGCCATCTGTTCTTCGCCGAGCGCGCGGCCGCGCGGGGCGTTGAGGACAAGAGCGTTTCAGCTCGCCAGGTGGAATGTGTGGGTGTGATCGGTTCCGGCACAATGGGTCGCGGTATCGCAATGGCCTTTGCCAATGCCGGTTTTCAGGTGCTGATCTTCGATGCCTCGCCGGAGGCGCTGGAAGCCGGCCTTGCCAGCATTGCCGGCTCCTACGAGCGGATGGTCGAGCGCGGCATGATCGATGCGGCGGCAGCCGAAGCGCGCGTCGGGCTGATCAAGCCGCAGCCTGCGCTGGCGCGCTTTGAGGTCTGTGACCTGATCGTCGAGGCCGTGTTCGAGGACATGCAGGTCAAGCAAGCCATTTTCACTGAACTCGATGCCATCGCAAAGCCCGGCGCGATTCTCGCCACCAACACATCCTATCTCGATGTGAACATCATAGCCGGGGCAACCTCGCGGCCTGCCGATGTCGTGGGTCTGCACTTCTTCTCGCCGGCCCATATCATGAAACTGCTGGAGATCGTCAGGGCGCGTGATACAGCCGCCGACGTCCTCAAGACCGCGAATGCCGTTGCGCGAAGGCTTGGCAAGCAGGCGGTCACTGTCGGCGTCTGCCGCGGCTTCGTCGGCAATCGGATGCTGCAGGCGCGCAACAGGGCCGTGCCGGATCTTCTTTGCGAGGGCGCGGCTCCGGCGGATATCGACCGCGCCTTTCGCGCTTTCGGATGGCCGATGGGGCCATGCGAGATGCAGGACCTGGCCGGCCTCGACATTTCCTGGCGCATGCGGAAAGCCGAGGGGATCAGCGAGCCGATTGCGGATGCGATTTGCGAAAGCGGCCGGATCGGCCGGAAGGCGGGCAAGGGTTGGTACGACTATCCCGATGGCCGCGCCAGTCCCTCGGACGAGGTCGACGCGATCATCGCCGAAGTGGCGCGGGCGCGCGGCGTGAGCCGGCGCAGGATCGGCGATGCCGAAATCATTGCCCGAACCCATGACGCCATGGTCGCCGAGGGGCAAGCCCTGCTCGCCGAGGGCATAGCCCGCAGTGCGTCGGACATCGATGTGGTCTGGGTCAACGGCTACGGATTTCCCAGGGAACTGGGCGGTCCGATGTATTGGAACACCCATCTTCGCAACGGGGCAGAGAACTGA
- a CDS encoding CaiB/BaiF CoA transferase family protein, translated as MTSTEKTEAFGPLAGLRVLDIATIIAAPFAASLLADFGADVIKLEIPAHGDGLRAFPPFKDNKPLWWKVTNRGKRYGTLDLRKPEGLALLKRMVAESDVLVENFRPGTLAKWGLDRDTLWAINPKLVILRVSAFGQTGPKAGQGGFARIFEAMGGLTHITGMRDGAPVHPGYPIADAFGGLFGAFSILAALYGIIRNGTEGEEIDLALTEATFRLLENLAIEYDQLGQIRERDGNNNQYTAPANVFRTSDNRYVTVTGSTDSMFKCNMRAIGRADLIDDPRFATNRQRMEFRAELDEIFAAYMESHTLEETLASFERENGAIGPIYSVEQIFEDAQVQAREVVTAVPDEDFGTVRMQNVVPRLTRNPGRIRWAAKELGADTDSILGDFGLSAEEIAAYREKKVV; from the coding sequence ATGACGTCTACAGAAAAGACCGAGGCTTTCGGCCCGCTGGCCGGGCTCAGGGTTCTCGATATCGCCACCATCATTGCCGCGCCGTTCGCAGCCTCGCTTCTTGCCGATTTCGGCGCGGACGTGATCAAGCTGGAAATTCCCGCCCATGGCGACGGTCTGCGCGCCTTCCCGCCGTTCAAAGACAACAAACCGCTCTGGTGGAAGGTCACCAACCGTGGCAAGCGGTACGGGACGCTCGATCTGCGCAAGCCGGAGGGCCTCGCGCTGCTGAAGCGCATGGTCGCGGAGAGCGATGTGCTGGTGGAGAATTTTCGTCCGGGCACGCTGGCCAAATGGGGTCTGGACCGCGATACGCTTTGGGCGATCAATCCGAAACTGGTCATCCTCAGGGTCTCGGCCTTCGGCCAGACGGGGCCGAAGGCGGGTCAGGGCGGATTTGCACGGATTTTCGAGGCCATGGGCGGCCTGACCCATATCACCGGTATGCGGGATGGTGCGCCGGTGCATCCCGGCTATCCGATCGCCGATGCCTTCGGCGGTCTGTTCGGCGCGTTTTCCATTCTGGCCGCTCTTTACGGCATCATCAGAAACGGCACAGAGGGCGAGGAGATCGACCTTGCGCTGACGGAGGCGACCTTCCGTCTGCTGGAGAACCTTGCCATCGAATACGATCAGCTCGGGCAGATTCGCGAGCGCGATGGCAACAACAACCAGTACACCGCGCCAGCCAACGTGTTCCGCACCAGCGACAACCGCTATGTGACGGTTACCGGTTCGACGGACAGCATGTTCAAGTGCAACATGCGCGCCATCGGGAGGGCAGACCTGATCGATGATCCGCGGTTTGCGACAAACCGGCAGCGCATGGAGTTTCGCGCCGAACTCGACGAGATTTTCGCAGCCTATATGGAGAGCCACACGCTTGAGGAGACTCTGGCATCGTTCGAACGCGAAAACGGAGCGATCGGCCCGATCTATTCCGTCGAGCAGATTTTCGAAGATGCCCAGGTGCAGGCCCGCGAGGTCGTGACCGCCGTGCCGGATGAGGATTTCGGCACGGTTCGCATGCAGAATGTCGTGCCCCGTCTGACCCGCAACCCCGGACGCATCCGGTGGGCGGCCAAGGAACTTGGCGCCGATACCGATTCCATCCTGGGCGATTTCGGCCTGAGCGCGGAAGAAATTGCGGCTTATCGAGAAAAGAAGGTCGTATGA
- a CDS encoding SMP-30/gluconolactonase/LRE family protein, translating into MSEARPIGDKDGLRFIRLSDRPDDLGESPLWDAEMECLWWIDGVAGLVRGLAFEAEEPAARHVIPVGGHIGSIALADRGRLLVARDHEFVLLDTATAAVGTLLALSGMSPDMRLNDGKADRRGRFICAGMGRNREPIGDLHQIDGALNHRWTRTALQIGNGVCFSPAGDCLYFSDTPQRKLFACDYDPDTGRISDPRLHIDTASIGSGIDGATVDRDGNIWAALIGIGEIGCFAPDGRLIRRFAAPTDLPSSLAFGGASLDRLFVTSIRDSRTGRAVSTHPDGGIVFAIDGTGATGIAEKRFELSTQILKSGTDL; encoded by the coding sequence ATGTCTGAGGCCCGGCCCATCGGCGACAAGGACGGTCTCCGTTTCATCCGCCTTTCCGATCGGCCCGACGATCTCGGCGAAAGCCCGCTATGGGACGCGGAAATGGAATGCCTGTGGTGGATCGACGGGGTCGCGGGTCTGGTCCGCGGACTTGCATTCGAAGCGGAAGAGCCGGCTGCGCGGCACGTGATCCCGGTCGGCGGACATATCGGTTCGATCGCCCTTGCGGATCGGGGACGATTGCTGGTCGCGCGGGATCATGAATTCGTGTTGCTCGATACCGCCACGGCAGCCGTGGGCACACTCCTTGCGCTGTCCGGCATGAGCCCGGACATGCGCCTCAATGACGGCAAGGCGGATCGTCGGGGTCGCTTCATCTGCGCCGGCATGGGCAGGAACCGGGAGCCGATCGGCGATCTGCACCAGATCGATGGCGCGTTGAACCATCGGTGGACCAGGACGGCGTTGCAGATCGGAAACGGTGTCTGCTTCAGCCCCGCCGGGGACTGCCTCTATTTCAGCGACACCCCGCAACGCAAGCTCTTTGCCTGTGACTACGACCCCGATACGGGCCGGATATCCGATCCGCGCCTGCACATCGACACGGCCTCGATCGGGTCGGGCATCGACGGCGCCACCGTGGACCGCGACGGCAATATCTGGGCGGCGTTGATCGGCATTGGCGAAATCGGCTGTTTCGCGCCGGACGGCAGGCTCATCAGGCGCTTTGCGGCGCCCACCGATCTTCCGAGCAGCCTCGCCTTTGGCGGGGCCTCGCTGGACCGTCTCTTCGTCACCTCAATCCGCGATTCACGCACGGGGCGCGCCGTATCGACCCATCCCGATGGCGGCATTGTGTTCGCGATCGATGGTACCGGCGCCACCGGCATTGCCGAAAAGCGGTTTGAACTTTCCACGCAGATATTGAAGTCAGGAACAGACCTATGA